The Triticum aestivum cultivar Chinese Spring chromosome 3A, IWGSC CS RefSeq v2.1, whole genome shotgun sequence genome includes a region encoding these proteins:
- the LOC123059836 gene encoding protein GID8 homolog — MATSKKVVTREEWEGKLRDVKIRKEDMNRLVMNFLVTEGFVDAADRFRVESGTRPEIDLATITDRMEVKKAVQSGNVQEAIEKINDLNPTILDTNPEIYFHLQQQKLIELIRVGKIHEALEFAQEELAPRGEENIAFLEEIEKTVALLVFEDVKNCPYGELLDVSQRLKTASEVNAAILTSQSHEKDPKLPSLLKMLIWAQNQLSEKAAYPQINNLSTADLEDPAI; from the exons ATGGCGACCTCGAAGAAGGTGGTGACGCGCGAGGAGTGGGAGGGGAAGCTGCGCGACGTCAAGATCCGCAAGGAGGACATGAACCGCCTCGTCATGAACTTCCTCGTCACCGAGGGCTTCGTCGACGCCGCCGACCGCTTCCGCGTCGAGTCCGGCACCCGAC CGGAGATTGACCTGGCGACCATCACGGACCGGATGGAGGTGAAGAAGGCGGTTCAGTCGGGGAATGTGCAGGAGGCTATCGAGAAGATCAATGATCTCAACCCCACG ATTCTGGATACGAATCCTGAAATATACTTCCATCTGCAGCAACAAAAGCTGATAGAGTTGATTCGTGTGGGGAAAATACATGAAGCTTTGGAGTTTGCTCAAGAAGAACTTGCACCAAGAGGCGAAGAAAAT ATAGCCTTTCTCGAGGAAATAGAGAAAACAGTAGCACTTTTGGTTTTTGAAGATGTAAAGAACTGCCCATACGGGGAACTATTGGATGTTTCTCAACGTTTGAAGACAGCAAGTGAAGTTAACGCCGCCATCCTTACAAGCCAAAGCCATGAGAAAG ATCCAAAACTCCCTAgcctgttgaagatgttgatttgGGCTCAAAACCAGCTGAGCGAAAAGGCAGCATATCCACAAATCAATAACCTGTCCACTGCCGACCTAGAAGATCCAGCTATatga